Proteins found in one Desulfovibrio sp. genomic segment:
- a CDS encoding urease accessory UreF family protein — MAEQAAGLATERASELPPPARTLAGGACLAQHVQQCAAHGQARDAAGQTGPHAGRGCSRTAWNGPQFGLTALLYLAGQSLPVGGFAWSQGLAAAVERGHADTAEGVRRWLWGVLRLGLVRNDLPLLLRMHTAASNADADALARWNALMLAGRESRELWQEEIQMGRALRRILHDQDMLPHWPLPDNAGYTACFAVAAVMLDQHARSMEPFSDPAAQQRAGVDAACAFVWSWLQNQVAVACKTVPLGQTAAQKLLLEFMPAVPQLVAQAAALPDEDIGSSLPGLALCSAGHERQYTRLFRS, encoded by the coding sequence ATGGCTGAACAGGCAGCCGGACTGGCTACCGAGCGGGCATCCGAACTGCCGCCGCCTGCAAGGACGCTGGCTGGCGGAGCCTGCCTTGCTCAACATGTTCAACAGTGCGCGGCGCATGGGCAGGCGAGGGATGCCGCAGGGCAAACCGGGCCGCATGCAGGCCGTGGCTGTAGCCGCACGGCATGGAATGGGCCGCAGTTTGGCCTGACAGCCCTGCTCTATCTGGCGGGGCAATCCCTTCCTGTTGGCGGTTTTGCGTGGTCGCAGGGGCTTGCAGCCGCCGTGGAACGGGGACATGCAGACACTGCGGAAGGCGTGCGCCGCTGGCTTTGGGGCGTACTGCGCCTCGGCCTTGTCCGCAACGACCTGCCGCTGCTGCTGCGCATGCACACGGCGGCAAGCAACGCGGATGCCGATGCTCTGGCCCGCTGGAACGCCCTTATGCTTGCCGGGCGCGAAAGCCGCGAACTGTGGCAGGAAGAAATCCAGATGGGGCGCGCCCTGCGCCGCATTTTGCACGATCAGGACATGCTGCCGCACTGGCCTCTGCCAGACAACGCGGGGTACACAGCCTGTTTTGCGGTCGCAGCCGTCATGCTCGACCAGCACGCCCGCAGCATGGAGCCTTTTAGCGATCCTGCCGCGCAGCAACGCGCCGGAGTGGACGCAGCCTGCGCCTTTGTGTGGAGCTGGTTGCAAAATCAGGTAGCCGTGGCCTGCAAAACCGTGCCTCTGGGGCAGACCGCCGCGCAAAAACTGTTGCTGGAGTTCATGCCTGCCGTGCCGCAACTGGTGGCGCAGGCAGCGGCCCTGCCCGATGAAGACATCGGCTCCAGCCTCCCCGGTCTTGCCCTGTGCAGCGCCGGACACGAACGACAATACACCCGACTTTTCAGGAGTTGA
- the prfA gene encoding peptide chain release factor 1 yields MFAKLEGLEKKFMELEHSLAEPDVFNDQEHYRKLTKAHADLRDIVESYRRHKALLQEQAENKQLLRDEDPEMRELAQEDLRRIETELPAVEQELKLMLLPKDPLDEKNTILEIRAGTGGEEAALFAADLFRMYSRYAEVKGWKVELMSESPSESGGLKEVICLISGNKVYSRLKFEAGTHRVQRVPATEAQGRIHTSAATVAVMPEAEEVDVEIRPEDLRIDIYRASGAGGQHVNKTESAVRITHLPTNTVVTCQDERSQHKNKARAMKVLASRILAAERERYNSEISADRKSQVGSGDRSERIRTYNFPQGRCTDHRINLTLYSLDRIMEGEIDPLIEALSTVAQADALKAQATD; encoded by the coding sequence ATGTTCGCCAAATTGGAAGGTCTGGAAAAGAAATTCATGGAGCTGGAGCATTCCCTGGCTGAGCCGGACGTGTTCAACGATCAGGAACACTACCGCAAGCTCACCAAGGCCCATGCCGATCTGCGCGACATTGTTGAAAGCTACCGCCGCCACAAGGCGCTGTTGCAGGAACAGGCCGAAAACAAGCAGCTGCTGCGCGATGAAGACCCGGAAATGCGCGAGCTTGCCCAGGAAGACCTGCGCCGCATTGAAACGGAACTACCCGCGGTGGAGCAGGAGCTCAAGCTTATGCTGCTGCCCAAGGATCCGCTGGACGAAAAGAACACCATTCTTGAAATCCGCGCCGGTACCGGCGGCGAAGAAGCGGCCCTGTTTGCCGCTGACCTGTTCCGCATGTATTCACGCTATGCCGAAGTTAAGGGCTGGAAGGTGGAACTCATGAGCGAATCGCCCTCTGAATCGGGCGGCCTCAAGGAAGTTATCTGCCTTATCAGCGGCAACAAGGTGTACAGCCGCCTCAAGTTTGAGGCTGGCACCCATCGCGTGCAGCGCGTGCCCGCCACAGAAGCTCAGGGCCGCATCCACACCTCAGCCGCCACCGTGGCCGTTATGCCCGAGGCGGAAGAAGTGGACGTGGAAATCCGCCCCGAAGACCTGCGCATCGACATTTACCGGGCTTCCGGCGCTGGCGGCCAGCACGTCAACAAGACGGAATCGGCTGTGCGCATCACGCACTTGCCCACCAATACCGTTGTGACCTGTCAGGACGAACGTTCGCAGCACAAAAACAAGGCCCGCGCCATGAAGGTGCTTGCCTCCCGCATCCTGGCCGCCGAGCGTGAACGCTATAATTCGGAAATTTCCGCCGACCGCAAGTCGCAGGTGGGTTCCGGAGACCGTTCCGAACGCATCCGCACCTATAATTTCCCGCAGGGGCGTTGCACGGATCACCGCATCAACCTGACCCTGTATTCTCTGGACCGCATCATGGAAGGCGAAATTGATCCTCTGATTGAAGCACTGAGCACAGTGGCCCAGGCCGATGCGCTCAAGGCGCAGGCTACTGATTAA
- the ureE gene encoding urease accessory protein UreE, with protein MLEFTENMGQRTNLEPTATLTLTWEQRGKCRQRLRLDSGEEAGLFLTRGQVLREGDILRAGDVLAIVRNGAEPVVTGIAPNWEVLARACYHLGNRHAALQLGHKWLRFMPDHVLEELAENLGLRLRRENLPFVPEGGAYGGHGHSHG; from the coding sequence ATGCTGGAATTTACCGAAAACATGGGGCAGCGCACCAATCTGGAGCCTACGGCCACCCTCACCCTGACCTGGGAGCAGCGCGGCAAGTGCCGCCAGCGGCTGCGGCTGGACAGCGGCGAAGAAGCGGGCCTGTTTCTCACGCGGGGGCAGGTTCTGCGCGAAGGCGATATTCTGCGTGCCGGGGACGTTCTGGCGATTGTGCGCAACGGTGCGGAACCCGTGGTGACAGGCATTGCCCCCAACTGGGAAGTCCTAGCCCGGGCCTGCTATCACCTTGGCAACCGCCATGCCGCCTTGCAGCTCGGGCACAAATGGCTGCGCTTCATGCCAGACCACGTGCTTGAAGAACTGGCGGAAAATCTGGGCCTGCGCCTGCGCCGCGAAAACCTTCCCTTTGTACCCGAGGGCGGAGCCTACGGCGGACACGGCCACAGTCATGGCTGA
- a CDS encoding DNA polymerase IV, with translation MRNSETSARNVVMIIHIDMDAFFASVEQMDDPSLRGKPVIVGGEQRGVVSTCSYEARVFGVHSAMPMATARRLCPQGIVVRGRHSRYAELSRAVMAALGEFSPLVEQASVDEAYVDATGLERLFGSLEELLLRIKERVCEATGGLTCSAGAAPVKFLAKICSDINKPDGMFILRPEDVDDFLATLPVGKIPGVGKRMVESLQGLGVRTVGQLRRYSLDFMLRKYGKWGGVLYERVHGRDPRGIETERAAKSESAECTFTEDTRDRDFLQRMLLAHAERVGASLRRHGYRGRTVTLKVKYTDFRQVTRSRTLPEGINATETIFEVGCALLRELPLPQPVRLIGLGVSGFDAPVAQLILPGAVKPATQGLDPQVEARRQKLDAALDDLRNRFGNKAVQRGRLFAPAGKKAAVASVQNNVGDADAADAEESDPKK, from the coding sequence ATACGCAATAGTGAAACCAGCGCCCGGAATGTTGTCATGATCATCCACATAGACATGGATGCCTTTTTTGCATCGGTAGAGCAGATGGACGACCCGTCCCTGCGCGGCAAGCCCGTCATTGTGGGCGGCGAGCAGCGGGGTGTGGTTTCCACCTGTTCTTATGAGGCACGCGTTTTTGGGGTGCATTCCGCCATGCCCATGGCAACGGCGCGCAGGCTCTGCCCGCAGGGCATTGTGGTGCGTGGCCGACACTCGCGCTATGCCGAGCTTTCGCGGGCGGTCATGGCGGCCCTTGGCGAGTTTTCGCCCCTTGTAGAGCAGGCCAGCGTGGATGAGGCCTATGTGGACGCCACAGGTCTTGAGCGGCTGTTCGGTTCGCTGGAAGAGCTGCTTCTGCGCATCAAGGAGCGTGTGTGCGAGGCCACGGGCGGGCTTACCTGTTCCGCCGGGGCCGCACCGGTGAAGTTTCTTGCCAAGATTTGTTCAGACATCAACAAGCCCGATGGCATGTTCATTCTGCGGCCCGAAGACGTGGACGACTTTCTGGCAACCCTGCCCGTGGGCAAGATTCCCGGCGTTGGCAAGCGCATGGTTGAGAGCCTGCAAGGTCTGGGTGTGCGGACAGTGGGGCAGTTGCGCCGCTACAGTCTGGACTTCATGCTGCGCAAATACGGTAAGTGGGGCGGTGTGCTGTATGAGCGCGTGCACGGGCGCGACCCGCGCGGCATAGAAACCGAGCGCGCCGCCAAGAGCGAAAGTGCGGAATGCACCTTTACCGAGGACACGCGCGACCGGGATTTTTTGCAGCGCATGCTGCTGGCCCATGCAGAGCGCGTGGGTGCCTCGCTGCGGCGGCACGGCTACAGGGGCCGCACGGTGACGCTCAAGGTCAAGTATACGGATTTCAGGCAGGTTACCCGTTCGCGCACCTTGCCGGAGGGCATAAACGCCACGGAAACCATTTTTGAGGTGGGTTGCGCACTGCTGCGCGAGCTGCCCCTGCCGCAACCTGTACGGCTTATCGGTCTTGGGGTTTCAGGCTTTGACGCGCCTGTGGCGCAACTGATCCTGCCGGGCGCGGTCAAGCCCGCAACGCAGGGGCTGGATCCGCAGGTTGAGGCCAGAAGGCAAAAACTGGATGCCGCGCTGGACGATCTGCGCAACCGCTTTGGCAACAAGGCCGTGCAGCGCGGGCGGCTGTTTGCGCCTGCGGGAAAAAAGGCCGCTGTCGCGTCCGTCCAGAACAATGTCGGGGATGCCGACGCGGCGGATGCAGAGGAATCTGATCCGAAGAAATAG
- a CDS encoding DUF1385 domain-containing protein, producing the protein MEGVMMRHGDVYGLAVRQTDGVIRAMRCPWFSLTRSPWLKKPFVRGFPVLLETLVNGIKALNRSVEAVAQSEQEEISGWHLVLTLILALLMAVGLFVVVPHLLSLVMLWARLGGDVEGLSFHLWDGFFKCCIFMGYIKAISYVPDIRRVFQYHGAEHKTIHAYEAGGDVDAASAMGKSRLHPRCGTTFLLFVISISILLHAVLVPLMLSIYTPQGEVAKHVLTIGVKLLLMVPISALAYELIRYAAKLPEGLLATVLRAPGLALQRLTTYEPDESQLEVAVVALREALGPDDGARVRTVAYTTE; encoded by the coding sequence ATGGAAGGCGTGATGATGCGTCACGGTGATGTCTACGGACTGGCTGTTCGCCAGACCGACGGGGTCATTCGTGCCATGCGCTGCCCGTGGTTTTCGCTTACCCGCAGCCCTTGGCTCAAAAAGCCCTTTGTGCGGGGCTTTCCCGTGCTGCTGGAGACTCTGGTCAACGGCATCAAGGCGCTCAACCGCTCGGTTGAAGCTGTGGCCCAGAGCGAGCAGGAGGAAATCTCCGGCTGGCATCTGGTGCTTACGCTGATTCTGGCCCTGCTGATGGCAGTGGGCCTTTTTGTGGTTGTGCCGCACCTGCTCTCGCTGGTGATGCTCTGGGCGCGTCTTGGCGGCGATGTGGAAGGGCTCTCGTTCCACCTCTGGGACGGCTTTTTCAAGTGCTGCATCTTCATGGGGTATATCAAGGCAATTTCGTATGTGCCTGATATCCGCCGTGTTTTTCAGTATCACGGGGCAGAGCACAAAACCATCCACGCCTATGAGGCGGGGGGGGATGTGGACGCTGCCTCCGCCATGGGCAAAAGCCGCCTGCATCCGCGTTGCGGAACCACATTTTTGCTGTTTGTCATCAGCATTTCCATATTGCTGCATGCGGTGCTGGTTCCCCTGATGCTGAGCATTTACACGCCGCAGGGCGAGGTTGCCAAACATGTCCTCACCATTGGCGTCAAGCTGCTGCTGATGGTGCCCATTAGCGCGCTGGCCTATGAGCTTATACGCTACGCCGCCAAGTTGCCCGAAGGGCTGTTGGCAACGGTGCTGCGCGCTCCGGGGCTGGCCCTCCAGCGGCTCACTACCTACGAGCCTGACGAAAGCCAGCTTGAGGTGGCTGTGGTGGCCCTGCGTGAAGCCCTTGGCCCGGATGACGGCGCGAGGGTGCGCACCGTAGCCTACACCACGGAATAG
- a CDS encoding TlyA family RNA methyltransferase, whose protein sequence is MPKSPRQRADQLVFEQGLAESREQARRLIMAGKIILEQTVPGAPPQVVPKPGHPFAADTVFALLEPERYVSRGAYKLLTILEHFKLDVTDFVCLDAGASTGGFTDCLLQRGAKHVYAVDVGKNQLHERLRADERVVNLEGVNLRHAEQSLIPEMVDLVVADVSFISLTLVLPSCMPWLKPGGMLATLIKPQFELGPGETVKGVVRDEAARQRAVDKILLFTQANLGLECQGVLPAAIKGPKGNQEYMALFARQGQASA, encoded by the coding sequence ATGCCTAAATCACCCAGACAACGCGCCGACCAGCTTGTATTTGAACAGGGCCTTGCGGAAAGCCGCGAGCAGGCCCGCCGCCTCATTATGGCGGGCAAGATCATTCTTGAGCAGACGGTTCCCGGTGCGCCGCCGCAGGTTGTGCCCAAACCGGGGCATCCTTTTGCCGCAGACACGGTTTTTGCCCTGCTGGAACCGGAACGCTACGTGAGCCGTGGCGCTTACAAGCTTTTGACCATCCTTGAGCATTTCAAGCTAGACGTGACCGACTTTGTGTGCCTGGACGCGGGCGCTTCCACCGGTGGCTTTACGGACTGCCTGCTGCAACGGGGGGCCAAACACGTTTATGCAGTGGATGTGGGCAAAAACCAGTTGCACGAACGCCTGCGCGCCGATGAACGGGTAGTAAACCTTGAAGGCGTCAACCTGCGCCATGCGGAGCAGAGCCTTATCCCCGAAATGGTTGATCTGGTGGTCGCGGACGTTTCCTTTATTTCGCTCACCCTCGTGCTGCCCTCGTGCATGCCCTGGCTCAAACCCGGCGGCATGCTCGCCACGCTCATCAAACCCCAGTTTGAGCTTGGCCCCGGCGAAACCGTCAAGGGCGTGGTGCGCGATGAGGCGGCCCGCCAACGCGCGGTGGACAAAATCCTGCTCTTCACCCAGGCCAATCTGGGTCTTGAATGTCAGGGGGTGCTGCCCGCAGCCATCAAGGGCCCCAAGGGCAATCAGGAATACATGGCCCTGTTTGCGCGGCAGGGTCAGGCAAGCGCGTAA
- the ureG gene encoding urease accessory protein UreG, with protein sequence MTNRPCLRVGVGGPVGSGKTALLRHLCMRLRKHYNMAVVTNDIYTREDAEFLLRHNALEADRIIGVETGGCPHTAIREDASMNIQAIEELQARHSGLELVLVESGGDNLSATFSPELADLTIYVIDVSGGDKIPRKGGPGITKSDLLIINKVDLAPMVHASLDVMERDTRRMRGERPYVLTEMLSGAGIEAVIAFIIREGMLRLPDQSV encoded by the coding sequence ATGACCAATAGACCCTGCCTGCGAGTGGGCGTTGGCGGCCCTGTGGGTTCCGGCAAAACGGCCCTCTTGCGTCACCTGTGCATGCGCCTTCGCAAGCACTACAACATGGCTGTCGTCACCAACGACATATACACCCGTGAAGATGCGGAATTTCTGCTGCGTCACAACGCCCTTGAAGCCGACCGCATCATCGGCGTTGAAACGGGCGGCTGCCCGCACACTGCCATCCGCGAAGACGCATCCATGAACATTCAGGCCATTGAAGAGCTTCAGGCCCGCCATTCCGGCCTTGAGCTGGTACTGGTGGAAAGCGGCGGTGACAACCTCTCTGCCACGTTCAGCCCCGAACTGGCAGACCTGACCATCTATGTCATCGATGTGAGCGGCGGAGACAAAATTCCGCGCAAGGGCGGCCCCGGCATCACCAAGTCCGATCTGCTCATCATCAACAAGGTTGACCTCGCGCCCATGGTGCATGCCTCGCTGGACGTGATGGAGCGCGACACCCGGCGCATGCGCGGCGAACGCCCCTATGTGCTCACAGAGATGCTTTCCGGTGCCGGCATTGAAGCCGTGATCGCCTTTATCATCCGCGAGGGCATGCTGCGGCTGCCTGACCAGTCAGTATAA
- the rpmE gene encoding 50S ribosomal protein L31 has translation MKNDIHPKVFNATITCACGNEEHVLSTKGEQVNVEVCSACHPFFTGKQRFLDTAGRIDRFRKKYAKFDQQ, from the coding sequence ATGAAAAATGATATCCATCCCAAAGTGTTCAACGCCACCATCACCTGCGCCTGCGGCAATGAAGAGCACGTGCTCTCCACCAAGGGCGAACAGGTTAACGTGGAAGTTTGCTCCGCTTGCCATCCTTTCTTCACCGGCAAGCAGCGTTTTCTTGATACCGCTGGTCGTATTGACCGCTTCCGCAAGAAGTACGCCAAGTTTGATCAGCAGTAA